From Draconibacterium halophilum, one genomic window encodes:
- a CDS encoding SusD/RagB family nutrient-binding outer membrane lipoprotein: protein MKKIFIALLSIVLLGTGCDNIDFGDTNKNVNGPAEVNTAAMLSGAMTNFGDDRGRPYRITPALYTQYLVQYVYNDEMLYADGAGSWSNYYVQELSNVQEVINVLSDPESAASPTVLANGSIENQMAVALIWKSVIFKRVTDLFGNVPYSEGLNPDILTPVYDSQQAIYNGMIADVKAARDMIDASAAGATGDVIYGGDMEMWQKFANSFLVNLGMQLTKADASLAQSTVTEALSSSLGVLESASEDALYTYDVPNGFTNPWNWMRPADYGVAAEFISALKGTGFTSNTMMDDRIEYVTDNTSVPGHAYGLRDYPDTENTAPVATIVIDPATQLPILTSAYTYLQRAEAAARGWTSEDAGEMLKAGIMSSYERGAALYGVEIGDGAAYADARIADMATAGDLTVIAEEKWVDLFPLGYDSWSEWRRTGIPAFTPAADAVNDGQIPRRYNYPNNEPSLNNAGYSSGVSALSPSTDNNTSRFWWDQ, encoded by the coding sequence ATGAAAAAGATATTTATAGCATTATTAAGTATTGTATTGCTGGGTACCGGGTGTGACAACATCGACTTTGGCGATACGAACAAAAACGTGAATGGCCCGGCGGAGGTGAATACTGCTGCCATGCTATCAGGAGCAATGACCAATTTTGGTGACGACAGGGGAAGACCTTACCGTATTACCCCGGCTTTATATACCCAATACCTGGTTCAGTATGTATATAACGACGAAATGTTGTATGCCGACGGTGCAGGTTCTTGGTCGAACTACTATGTTCAGGAACTTTCAAACGTTCAGGAAGTAATCAATGTATTGTCAGATCCTGAGAGTGCGGCAAGCCCTACTGTTTTGGCAAACGGATCGATTGAAAACCAGATGGCTGTTGCCTTGATCTGGAAATCGGTTATTTTTAAACGGGTTACCGATTTATTCGGGAATGTGCCTTATTCTGAAGGATTAAACCCCGATATTCTTACTCCGGTTTACGATTCGCAGCAAGCCATTTACAACGGAATGATTGCCGATGTAAAAGCAGCTCGCGATATGATCGATGCTTCGGCAGCCGGTGCTACCGGAGATGTTATTTACGGTGGTGATATGGAAATGTGGCAGAAATTTGCCAACTCGTTCCTTGTAAACCTGGGTATGCAGTTAACAAAAGCTGACGCTTCGTTGGCACAATCTACCGTAACTGAAGCACTAAGCAGTTCGTTAGGAGTTTTGGAAAGTGCTTCGGAGGATGCATTGTATACTTACGATGTACCGAACGGATTTACCAATCCCTGGAACTGGATGCGTCCTGCCGACTACGGTGTAGCGGCTGAATTTATCAGCGCACTGAAAGGAACTGGTTTCACTTCGAATACAATGATGGACGATAGGATTGAGTATGTTACTGATAATACTTCGGTACCGGGACACGCTTACGGTTTAAGAGATTATCCGGATACTGAAAATACCGCTCCTGTTGCAACAATTGTTATCGATCCTGCAACTCAGCTGCCAATTTTAACTTCTGCTTACACCTACCTGCAGCGTGCTGAAGCTGCTGCTCGTGGCTGGACAAGCGAAGATGCTGGTGAGATGCTGAAAGCTGGTATCATGAGCTCATACGAGCGTGGTGCTGCTCTTTACGGTGTTGAAATTGGCGATGGTGCTGCTTATGCTGATGCACGTATTGCGGATATGGCTACTGCCGGTGATCTTACAGTTATTGCTGAGGAAAAATGGGTAGACCTTTTCCCTCTGGGATACGATTCATGGTCGGAATGGAGAAGAACAGGTATTCCTGCTTTTACTCCTGCTGCTGATGCAGTTAACGATGGTCAGATTCCAAGAAGATATAACTATCCTAACAACGAGCCTTCATTAAACAATGCTGGTTATAGCAGCGGTGTTAGTGCATTGTCTCCTTCTACCGATAACAATACTTCTCGTTTCTGGTGGGATCAATAA
- a CDS encoding asparagine synthetase B, which produces MRTLIKIFLLPVMLFLSMQAGAVSLLIPMDELQKDHLKSYGIAYWVLDEDIEVKWLLNYRGGSFLMQHYPEIENECVIRGVSFEVISDTQASGILNEIAQPDVNQDAVAMNKAPKIAVYSPPNKQPWDDAVTMVLTYAEINYDIIYDEEILNGDLTDYDWLHLHHEDFTGQFGKFWRSYQHMPWYQQEVSINKQLAQKLGFMKVSEMKSFVTREIQKYVQNGGFLFAMCAATDTYDISLAAVGVDICENMFDGDPMEANVDEKLDFHNTFAFENFRLEKSPYVYEFSNIDATDHRHVARENDYFTLFDFSAKWDPIPTMLCQNHHNLIKGFMGQTTAYRKEVLKSNVLVLGENKPANEARYIHGEKGKGFWTFYGGHDPEDYRHLIGDPPTDLSLHPNSPGYRLILNNVLFPAAKKKKRKT; this is translated from the coding sequence ATGCGCACGCTTATAAAAATATTTCTGTTGCCGGTAATGCTCTTTCTTTCCATGCAAGCCGGAGCTGTGTCACTGCTCATCCCCATGGACGAGTTGCAAAAAGATCACCTAAAATCGTATGGCATTGCCTATTGGGTTTTAGACGAAGACATTGAGGTGAAATGGTTGCTCAACTACCGGGGCGGCAGTTTTTTAATGCAACACTACCCCGAAATTGAAAATGAGTGCGTGATTCGTGGTGTTAGTTTCGAAGTGATAAGCGATACACAGGCTTCGGGAATATTAAACGAAATTGCACAGCCCGATGTAAACCAGGATGCCGTGGCGATGAACAAAGCCCCCAAGATTGCGGTGTACTCGCCCCCCAACAAACAACCGTGGGACGATGCGGTAACCATGGTTTTAACCTACGCCGAAATTAATTACGATATTATTTACGACGAGGAAATTCTAAACGGCGACCTGACCGATTATGACTGGCTGCACCTGCACCACGAAGATTTTACCGGGCAGTTTGGAAAATTCTGGCGCTCGTACCAGCACATGCCGTGGTACCAGCAAGAGGTGAGCATTAACAAACAGCTGGCACAAAAACTGGGTTTTATGAAGGTGTCGGAGATGAAATCATTTGTTACACGTGAGATACAGAAATACGTGCAAAACGGCGGTTTTCTGTTTGCCATGTGTGCCGCCACCGATACTTACGATATTTCGCTGGCAGCCGTGGGTGTTGATATTTGCGAGAACATGTTTGATGGCGACCCAATGGAAGCCAACGTTGATGAAAAACTCGATTTCCATAACACTTTTGCTTTCGAAAATTTTAGGCTGGAAAAGAGCCCGTATGTTTACGAGTTCTCCAATATTGATGCTACCGACCACCGGCATGTAGCCCGCGAAAACGACTACTTTACGCTGTTTGATTTTTCGGCCAAGTGGGACCCAATTCCTACCATGCTTTGCCAAAACCACCACAACCTGATTAAAGGTTTTATGGGGCAAACAACAGCATACCGCAAAGAGGTGCTAAAATCGAATGTACTGGTTTTGGGCGAGAACAAACCAGCCAATGAAGCCCGTTATATTCATGGCGAAAAAGGCAAAGGATTCTGGACTTTCTACGGTGGTCACGACCCCGAAGATTACCGCCACCTGATTGGCGATCCGCCAACCGACCTGAGCCTGCACCCTAACTCTCCGGGTTACCGGCTAATTTTAAATAATGTATTGTTCCCGGCAGCAAAGAAAAAGAAACGGAAGACGTAG
- the dnaB gene encoding replicative DNA helicase, which produces MAQRKKTNQQQNTIEQINAQYGQLPPQAVDVEEAVLGALMLERDAYVTVADTIDSGSFYKEEHRKIFDAIKTLSGKEKPVDLLMVTQELKNRDQLDEVGGPGYITQLTRRVASAAHIEFHARIIAQKYMQRELIRVSSEIQTKAYDDSLDLDDLIDFSESALFKVSEGNIKKETVPIKPVLNQAILQIEAARSRPDGLSGVPSGFTAIDRITSGWERSALVILAARPAMGKTAFVLSMARNMAVEHRKGVAIFSLEMSSIQLVNRLISAESELGGEKIKTGKLEDYEWAQLNQRIKTLDEAPIFIDDTPALSIFEFRAKCRRLKMQHDVDIIIVDYLQLMTAGTDTRGSREQEVSMISRSLKAIAKELDVPIIALSQLSRAVESREGKRPQLSDLRESGAIEQDADIVCFIHRPEYFGITEDESGNSLLGVAEIIIAKHRNGATADVPLRFQKEMARFSDLDPQFNPGDFSQNVQTFGSSMNADEDKAGAGMTTNSGFDKQNSSTSDAPF; this is translated from the coding sequence ATGGCACAACGAAAAAAAACCAATCAACAACAAAATACGATAGAGCAGATTAACGCCCAATATGGTCAATTACCTCCTCAGGCAGTTGATGTAGAAGAAGCAGTGCTTGGAGCGCTTATGCTGGAGCGTGATGCGTATGTTACGGTTGCTGACACCATTGATAGCGGCAGTTTTTACAAAGAGGAGCACCGTAAAATATTTGACGCGATAAAAACCCTATCCGGTAAGGAAAAGCCTGTAGACTTGCTGATGGTAACACAGGAATTAAAAAACCGCGACCAGCTCGACGAAGTTGGCGGACCGGGATATATCACGCAGCTTACCCGCCGTGTTGCTTCTGCTGCCCATATCGAATTTCATGCGCGTATTATTGCTCAAAAATATATGCAGCGCGAGTTAATCCGCGTTTCTTCCGAAATACAGACAAAAGCATACGACGACAGCCTTGACCTTGACGACCTGATCGACTTTTCAGAGTCTGCATTATTCAAGGTGTCGGAAGGAAATATAAAAAAGGAAACCGTACCGATTAAACCTGTGCTGAACCAGGCCATTCTGCAAATTGAAGCAGCACGTAGCCGGCCTGACGGTTTAAGTGGAGTTCCCTCAGGATTTACTGCCATAGACCGGATTACCTCGGGATGGGAACGTTCTGCACTGGTTATTCTGGCAGCACGTCCGGCAATGGGAAAAACGGCATTTGTTTTATCCATGGCCCGAAATATGGCTGTTGAACACCGAAAGGGAGTGGCTATTTTTTCGCTCGAGATGTCGTCGATACAGCTGGTTAACCGTTTAATTTCCGCAGAATCGGAATTGGGTGGTGAAAAAATTAAAACCGGAAAACTGGAAGATTACGAATGGGCACAGCTAAACCAGCGTATAAAAACGCTTGACGAAGCACCTATTTTTATCGATGATACTCCTGCCCTGTCGATTTTTGAGTTCAGGGCAAAATGCCGCCGTTTGAAAATGCAGCACGACGTAGATATTATTATTGTCGATTACCTGCAGCTGATGACAGCCGGAACCGATACCCGCGGAAGCCGCGAACAGGAAGTAAGTATGATCTCGCGCTCGCTAAAAGCCATTGCCAAAGAGCTGGACGTGCCAATTATTGCCCTGTCGCAGTTGAGCCGTGCCGTTGAATCGCGCGAAGGCAAACGCCCGCAGCTATCCGACCTTCGTGAATCGGGAGCGATTGAGCAGGATGCCGATATCGTTTGTTTTATCCACCGTCCGGAATATTTTGGTATTACCGAAGACGAATCGGGGAACTCGTTACTGGGTGTTGCTGAAATTATCATCGCCAAACACCGTAACGGTGCCACTGCCGATGTTCCGTTGCGTTTCCAGAAAGAAATGGCACGTTTCTCCGATCTCGATCCGCAGTTCAATCCGGGAGACTTCTCACAGAATGTACAAACTTTTGGCTCATCGATGAATGCCGATGAAGACAAGGCTGGTGCCGGAATGACAACAAACAGTGGCTTCGACAAGCAGAATTCATCAACCAGCGATGCGCCGTTTTAA
- a CDS encoding D-alanine--D-alanine ligase, translating to MSNNNKPNIAVIAGGDSSEFIVSVKSGANVLKAVDTEKFTPWLVQMRGQNWEVFQNEEKIADIDKSDFSFTVNDEKIKFDFAYITIHGTPGEDGILQAYFELLDIPYSTCNVHSSSLTFNKWFCNNYLRSHGIKMAGSQKFKKGESIDAEAIVKELGLPIFVKPNAGGSSFGITKVKETSEVKAAIEKAWQESNEALVEQFIEGNEFTCGAVRLNDEKVVFPVTEVIPQNEFFDFEAKYTPGATQEITPARLPEPLFKTCQELTSKIYDLCECSGIVRIDFILQGNEFYFLEVNTTPGMTATSFIPQQIEAMGSTLKSIITQLIEERLGK from the coding sequence ATGAGTAACAACAACAAACCCAACATAGCCGTAATTGCAGGAGGCGATTCATCGGAATTTATCGTTTCCGTAAAAAGCGGAGCCAACGTATTAAAAGCTGTCGATACGGAAAAATTTACTCCCTGGCTGGTACAAATGCGCGGGCAAAACTGGGAAGTTTTTCAGAACGAAGAAAAAATTGCCGACATTGATAAATCGGATTTTAGTTTTACCGTAAACGACGAAAAGATCAAATTTGATTTTGCTTACATCACCATTCACGGAACACCGGGCGAAGACGGGATTTTACAAGCCTACTTCGAACTACTCGATATCCCTTACTCCACCTGCAATGTTCACTCTTCGTCGCTTACTTTTAACAAATGGTTTTGCAACAATTACCTGCGCTCGCACGGCATAAAAATGGCGGGTTCACAGAAATTCAAAAAAGGAGAAAGCATTGACGCCGAAGCTATTGTTAAGGAACTTGGGTTGCCAATTTTTGTAAAACCAAATGCCGGTGGTTCAAGTTTTGGAATTACCAAAGTAAAAGAAACCAGCGAGGTAAAAGCTGCCATTGAAAAAGCCTGGCAAGAAAGTAATGAAGCACTGGTTGAGCAATTTATCGAAGGAAATGAATTCACCTGCGGAGCCGTGCGTTTAAATGACGAGAAAGTGGTATTTCCTGTTACCGAAGTGATTCCACAAAACGAATTTTTCGATTTCGAAGCGAAATACACACCGGGTGCAACACAAGAAATTACGCCTGCCCGTTTACCCGAACCTTTATTTAAAACGTGCCAGGAACTGACATCAAAGATTTACGACCTGTGCGAATGCTCGGGAATTGTGCGTATCGACTTCATTTTGCAAGGCAACGAATTCTATTTTCTGGAAGTGAATACCACGCCCGGAATGACTGCTACCAGCTTTATACCACAGCAGATTGAGGCAATGGGAAGCACGCTAAAAAGCATCATCACCCAACTAATAGAGGAAAGACTGGGCAAGTAA
- the rlmF gene encoding 23S rRNA (adenine(1618)-N(6))-methyltransferase RlmF, with amino-acid sequence MPSEKRQEEKTRLHSRNKNRKRYDLNALITSNPELVNYVRPNKYGDDSIDFSNPVAVKALNKALLNHYYGIKNWDFPDENLCPPIPGRADYIHHIADLLAENNFGTIPISNKITCFDIGVGASCIYPVIGVAEYNWKFIGSDIDPKSIKSASTIVNSNPSLNDKIECRLQKNRENIFTGIIGSEDKIDCSICNPPFHSSFEDAQKGTRRKIKNLSGKKEKTPTLNFAGISNELICDGGEYKFINKMVIESKKFSENCLWFSTLVSKQSNLKGIYKSLKEIEANQIKTIPMGTGNKSSRIVAWTFFTTEERKAWRKTRWKTLV; translated from the coding sequence ATGCCATCAGAAAAAAGACAAGAAGAAAAAACAAGGCTACATTCTCGAAACAAAAACAGGAAAAGATATGATTTAAATGCATTAATAACTTCCAATCCTGAATTAGTAAATTATGTAAGGCCTAATAAGTATGGCGATGATTCAATCGATTTTTCAAATCCTGTTGCTGTAAAAGCGCTAAACAAAGCATTGCTAAATCACTATTACGGAATTAAAAACTGGGATTTTCCTGATGAGAATTTATGTCCTCCAATTCCAGGCAGAGCAGATTACATTCACCATATTGCGGATTTATTAGCTGAAAATAATTTTGGCACAATACCAATTAGTAATAAAATTACTTGTTTTGATATTGGTGTAGGAGCTAGTTGTATTTACCCTGTAATTGGAGTTGCAGAATATAATTGGAAATTTATTGGCTCTGACATTGACCCTAAATCAATAAAATCAGCTAGTACTATTGTAAATTCTAACCCCTCGCTTAATGATAAGATTGAGTGTAGATTACAAAAAAACAGGGAAAATATTTTTACTGGAATAATAGGTAGTGAAGATAAAATCGATTGCTCTATATGTAATCCTCCTTTTCATTCTTCTTTCGAAGATGCTCAAAAAGGAACACGAAGAAAAATCAAGAACCTGTCAGGTAAAAAAGAAAAAACCCCAACACTTAATTTTGCAGGAATTAGCAATGAACTTATATGTGATGGTGGAGAATATAAGTTTATTAATAAAATGGTAATAGAAAGTAAAAAGTTCTCTGAAAACTGTTTATGGTTTTCAACTTTAGTATCTAAACAATCTAATTTAAAAGGTATTTATAAATCGTTAAAAGAAATTGAGGCTAATCAGATTAAAACGATTCCCATGGGAACCGGGAATAAATCTAGTCGGATTGTAGCATGGACATTCTTTACTACTGAAGAACGAAAAGCATGGAGAAAAACCAGATGGAAAACATTAGTTTAG
- a CDS encoding RluA family pseudouridine synthase, translating to MVDYNQENEEQEENEMYEHYRLSVDPGQSPLRIDKFLSNRLDNASRSRIQAAADAGNIRVNGIPVKPNYKIKPNEEILIVMDFPRRELKIIPEEIPLNIVYEDDQLIVINKPPGLVVHPGHGNYTGTLVNALAWYFKDLPLFNSEDPRPGLVHRIDKDTSGLLVVAKTEMAKNKLALQFFEKTTERRYHALVWGSVKEDEGTITGNIGRSLKNRQVFTVFPENDYGKHAVTHYKVLRRIGYVSLVECRLETGRTHQIRVHMKHLNHPIFNDSNYGGDQILRGTTFSKYRQFVQNCFKVLPRQALHAKTLGFIHPTSGEKMLFNSELPEDMATGIDKWENYIANRNE from the coding sequence GAAAATGAAGAGCAGGAAGAAAACGAAATGTACGAACATTATCGTTTGTCTGTTGATCCGGGGCAATCTCCGTTGCGTATCGATAAGTTTCTTTCAAACAGGCTGGACAATGCCTCACGAAGCCGCATACAGGCTGCTGCCGATGCCGGAAACATTCGGGTAAACGGAATTCCCGTAAAACCCAATTACAAGATAAAACCCAACGAAGAGATATTGATCGTTATGGATTTCCCCCGGCGTGAGTTAAAAATCATACCCGAAGAAATTCCGTTAAACATTGTTTATGAAGACGATCAGCTAATCGTAATTAATAAACCACCGGGCCTTGTTGTACATCCCGGACATGGCAATTACACCGGTACTTTGGTAAATGCACTTGCCTGGTATTTCAAAGACCTTCCTTTGTTTAACAGCGAAGATCCACGCCCCGGCCTTGTTCACCGAATTGACAAAGACACATCGGGACTTCTGGTAGTTGCCAAAACCGAAATGGCAAAAAATAAACTGGCGTTGCAGTTTTTCGAAAAAACAACCGAGCGCCGCTACCATGCACTGGTTTGGGGAAGCGTAAAAGAAGATGAAGGGACAATAACCGGTAACATTGGGCGCAGCCTGAAAAACAGGCAGGTTTTCACCGTATTCCCTGAAAACGATTACGGGAAACATGCCGTTACACATTACAAAGTATTGCGCCGTATTGGTTATGTTTCGCTGGTTGAATGCCGCCTGGAAACGGGGCGCACACACCAGATAAGGGTACACATGAAACACTTAAACCACCCAATTTTTAACGACAGCAACTATGGTGGCGACCAGATTTTACGCGGTACCACTTTCAGCAAATACAGACAGTTTGTACAAAACTGTTTTAAAGTACTCCCCCGCCAGGCGTTGCACGCCAAAACACTAGGATTTATTCATCCAACAAGCGGAGAAAAAATGTTATTCAATTCGGAACTGCCTGAGGACATGGCTACCGGAATTGATAAATGGGAAAATTATATAGCAAACAGAAATGAGTAA
- a CDS encoding DUF6261 family protein translates to MIEKIITSSRTTDIHGTTRLLFNAYQQSGFTEDRTLNTLFTAINDRNTTLGNVIDQSKAQSILAGKDDNRDDDARAVGYLVKGYTYHPDETTRNAALKVDRVFNKYGLSITEESYVTESSHIVSMLGDFAAPDLVAAIALLPGVAENIASLQAAQDDFENTQTGYAKELAAEDNLPTATELKKEVVALINDDLVVFLRAAERFQAETYGAFAATVAKIIADNNETVRKRWNKDDAEE, encoded by the coding sequence ATGATTGAAAAAATTATTACCTCAAGTCGAACAACCGACATTCACGGAACTACACGTTTACTTTTTAACGCCTACCAGCAATCGGGATTTACCGAGGATCGCACACTAAATACTCTGTTTACCGCTATTAACGACAGGAACACTACCCTGGGCAATGTCATCGACCAATCGAAAGCACAAAGTATTCTTGCCGGCAAGGATGATAATCGCGATGATGATGCACGTGCGGTGGGTTACCTGGTAAAAGGCTACACCTATCACCCCGACGAAACAACCCGCAATGCCGCCCTGAAAGTTGATAGGGTATTTAACAAATATGGTTTGTCGATAACCGAAGAGAGCTATGTTACCGAATCGTCGCACATTGTATCGATGCTGGGCGATTTTGCTGCCCCCGATTTGGTAGCCGCCATTGCACTGCTTCCGGGAGTTGCCGAGAACATTGCCAGCCTGCAAGCTGCTCAAGACGATTTTGAAAACACACAAACCGGCTATGCTAAAGAACTGGCCGCTGAAGACAATCTGCCAACGGCCACCGAACTGAAAAAAGAAGTGGTTGCCCTGATAAACGACGATCTGGTCGTATTTCTGCGCGCGGCCGAACGTTTCCAGGCCGAAACCTACGGCGCATTTGCTGCCACCGTTGCCAAAATTATTGCGGATAACAACGAGACCGTTCGTAAACGCTGGAATAAAGATGATGCCGAGGAATAA